A segment of the Vibrio aquimaris genome:
ATTGGTACATTAAGTTTTCCATTTCTGTGGCAGGTACGTCATTGAGCAGTCCTGAATCGCCAATATAGATAGAAGCGTAGGGTAGGGCAGAATCTTTATCGGATTTAAGAAACAGATTACAAAAGTCAGCCGCTAGTTCGAGTTGGGCATTGTTTCTGTCGAGCATACGATTAAGCGCATTTATTAGTTTGTCTGTACATGGCCTTAATTGCTCATTCTGCCCAAGTGCTGTTAGGAAGGAGCGAATTTGGGGCGAATGGTACTCTTCAAGTATCTCAGCAGAAAGTTCTTTGGCGAATAAACTTGATAACCACCAATAGATTTCGGCGCGCTTCTCATTTAAGGATTTGAGGTCGTCCATTAGATAATATTCTCCACACTTATGTAAGCTATCTGGGATAAAACTTGTGTTATCCATAAAATATCAGTTCGGTGTAGTTTAGGTTGTTTCAAATCAAAAAAAGAGTGCGTATGCACTTATAACCGACACAAATACTAGAATTATGACAGCTTATGAATAGAATACGAGTCAATAGGTTAGGTGTATGTAGTGGTGGAGATGGGTTATCACGTATTAATTGTCGAAGATGACGCAGTGACTCGAAGTAAATTGGTTGGCTATTTTCAGCATGAGGGTTATCAAGTATTTGAAGCTGAAAATGGTGAAGAAATGCGCGAATTAATCAAAAGTTGCAGTATTGACTTGGTGCTACTGGATATTAATCTGCCAGGTGAAGATGGACTTTTGTTGACTCGTGAACTTAGAAGCCAGTCAGATATAGGGATCATTTTAGTGACTGGGCGTACTGGTCACATAGATAAGATCGTTGGCCTGGAAATGGGAGCTGATGACTATGTGACCAAACCCTTTGAATTGAGAGAGTTAGTGGTTCGAGTCAAAAATTTACTCTGGCGCATAGGCTCTGTTCGCCAAGCAAAATCGGCTGCAAGCGCTCATAAGTTAGTTCGCTTTGCGCACTGGACATTCGATATACCAAGGCGCTCTCTAACAAAAGAAGGTAAGCCTGTGAAACTGACTAAGGCAGAGTATGAGCTGTTGGTGGCGCTATCTTCTTATCCCAATCAGGTACTAAGTCGTGAGAGAATTCTTAATATGATCAGCCACAGAGTTGAAGCACCTAATGACCGTACGATAGACGTTCTCATTAGACGGATGAGAGCCAAAATGGAGTGTGATCCTAAAAACCCTCAGCTATTTGTTACAGTGCATGGCGAAGGTTATATGTTCGCAGGAGAATAAAATAAAGAGTATACCGAGACATGCTCGGTATACATAGAATGTTAGGCGTCGCCATCAGGTACAGGGTTATCAGAGGCTATTCCTGCCTTGTGATCATTGTTTGAAGCCCAGTTGCGCAGAGTTTGCCATATCAATCCAAGCGTTTCATGCCAGTAAATTTCAGTTTGTTCGAGGTACACTGCTTTGGGCGAATATTTGTCCCAGACTTGTTCTACATTGCGTTGAGCTAGATAGTTAGTTGGTGCTGGATAGGGCTTTAATCCTGCAGAGTAAAACTCATTTAGTGCTCTTTTCATATGACTCGCTGATGTCACAACAACGAGCTTTTTACGTTTGACAAATGCTGCAGCTTGCCGAGCCTCTTCCCAAGTATCTCTCGCAGTTTCCAACAGAATAATATCGGATTTGGCAACGCCTAAGGCTAGCGCTACTTTTGCCATCATCCTAGCGTTGCTGACATCAGATCCCCCAGCATACCCAGATAAAATTAATTTTGAACCGGGATACATTCTCATCACTCTTATCCCTTCGGAAAGTCGCATTAGGCCGGTTCGGCTGAGTTCGGAAGTCGGGGGAATCTTATCGTCTACCACATGCCCACTACCAAGAACCATAACGTAATCTATGGTGCCATCTACTGGAAAGAATGCGGTGTATTGACGTTCGAGAGGGAGAAGAAGCCTTGATGCAATAGGCTGAAAAGAGATCAGAAAAATACCGATAAAGGAAAAGAGAACGACAAAACACCCCGTTTTTTGCTTTCGAGTAAACATAATGAGTGTTAGGCCGATAATCCCGATCATCAGCATGAGTGGTAAAGGCATTAACAGTGATGACACCACTTTTTTAAGCTCAAACATACTTAAATAGTCCGAAAAAACACCAATTGGTTTCAATTTAAGAGAATCTTTCTTTATATCTGCTTTCTATGTGACAAAATAGCAGAATGACAAGACATAATAACTTAACCTACCGTGACTGAAGATCGCAATTTCGACGACATCGCGCACAAGTTTGCAAAAAATATCTACGGGTCCGATAAAGGTGAAATACGCCAAGTGATTGTTTGGGAAGAACTTGAACAATTACTTTCCGCCATTAATGGTAGCAGGAAAAGTCTCTCTGTGCTCGATGCTGGTGGAGGATTAGCGCAAATTTCTCAAAAGCTAGCTAAACTCGGACATCGAATTACTTTGTGTGATATATCTTCGGAAATGTTGCAATTAGCTCGTCAAGAGATTGAAAAAAAAGGATTGCTTAAGCAGTATCGTTTGGTTCATTCCCCCGTGCAGAGCATAGGAAAGCATCTCCAAGAATCTGTTGATGTATTGATGTTCCATGCTGTGATGGAATGGTTAGTCGATCCACAAGCAGCTCTACAATACTTGCTGAATAAAGTAAAACCTGGTGGAGCTGCATCCATCATGTTCTATAACCATCACGGGTTGGTTTATAAGAATGTTGTGTGCGGCAATATCCCACATATATTGGATGGTATGCCGCATAGAAAGAGGTTTAAATTGCAGCCACAGAGAGGACTCAAACCAGAGGAAGTGTATCGATGGATAGAGGCGTCTGGTTTTGAGATTTGTGGTAAAGCCGGTATCCGATGTTTTAGTGATTATATTGGAAATAGGGAATACATGGGTGATTTCCAACCGCAAGACGTAGTGGCGCTTGAAAGAAAGTTATGTCGTCAGGAACCTTATCTATCAATGGGTCGCTACATACACGTATGGGCAAAAAAGAACAGGAATGATAATGGGTGAGATACTTGCCAATACTGCTGCTGAACAGCCAATTGATGAACTGGTCGGGTGGGTAAAGCAGCACGACTTTTCATTAAACTTGACGACCGAGCGTTTAGCTTTCCTGATTGCAATCGCTGTGTTAAGTAATGAAAGATTTGACGAAGAGTTGGGTGAAGGCGAATTGCATGATGCTTTTGCCATTGTCACTCGTTTGTTTGAATCCACAGGTGAGGCGACAGCATTTAGAGCCAACAATGCGATTAATGACATGGTAAAGCAGAGGTTAATAAGTCGTTTTACTAGTGAAATTAACGATGGTGCAAGTATTTATCGACTCTCACCGTTGGCGGTTGGAGTGACAGACTACTATCTTCGCTATCGAGAGTTTTCTAAGTTGCGGCTTTCAATCCAGCTAT
Coding sequences within it:
- the torD gene encoding molecular chaperone TorD is translated as MDDLKSLNEKRAEIYWWLSSLFAKELSAEILEEYHSPQIRSFLTALGQNEQLRPCTDKLINALNRMLDRNNAQLELAADFCNLFLKSDKDSALPYASIYIGDSGLLNDVPATEMENLMYQYQIEVNKNLNEPADHIAVELDFLGHLIICSNKLMQPEAMETSMQKQAQFIETHLLSWIPSFVNKCLKLDNFGFYASVTEVTLAFIKQDYSYLKGE
- the elyC gene encoding envelope biogenesis factor ElyC → MFELKKVVSSLLMPLPLMLMIGIIGLTLIMFTRKQKTGCFVVLFSFIGIFLISFQPIASRLLLPLERQYTAFFPVDGTIDYVMVLGSGHVVDDKIPPTSELSRTGLMRLSEGIRVMRMYPGSKLILSGYAGGSDVSNARMMAKVALALGVAKSDIILLETARDTWEEARQAAAFVKRKKLVVVTSASHMKRALNEFYSAGLKPYPAPTNYLAQRNVEQVWDKYSPKAVYLEQTEIYWHETLGLIWQTLRNWASNNDHKAGIASDNPVPDGDA
- the cmoM gene encoding tRNA uridine 5-oxyacetic acid(34) methyltransferase CmoM, which codes for MTEDRNFDDIAHKFAKNIYGSDKGEIRQVIVWEELEQLLSAINGSRKSLSVLDAGGGLAQISQKLAKLGHRITLCDISSEMLQLARQEIEKKGLLKQYRLVHSPVQSIGKHLQESVDVLMFHAVMEWLVDPQAALQYLLNKVKPGGAASIMFYNHHGLVYKNVVCGNIPHILDGMPHRKRFKLQPQRGLKPEEVYRWIEASGFEICGKAGIRCFSDYIGNREYMGDFQPQDVVALERKLCRQEPYLSMGRYIHVWAKKNRNDNG
- the torR gene encoding two-component system response regulator TorR, giving the protein MGYHVLIVEDDAVTRSKLVGYFQHEGYQVFEAENGEEMRELIKSCSIDLVLLDINLPGEDGLLLTRELRSQSDIGIILVTGRTGHIDKIVGLEMGADDYVTKPFELRELVVRVKNLLWRIGSVRQAKSAASAHKLVRFAHWTFDIPRRSLTKEGKPVKLTKAEYELLVALSSYPNQVLSRERILNMISHRVEAPNDRTIDVLIRRMRAKMECDPKNPQLFVTVHGEGYMFAGE